Proteins encoded together in one Ipomoea triloba cultivar NCNSP0323 chromosome 4, ASM357664v1 window:
- the LOC116015830 gene encoding LEAF RUST 10 DISEASE-RESISTANCE LOCUS RECEPTOR-LIKE PROTEIN KINASE-like 1.1 — MFGACKKPITLDVTPKLCYPELVLFAHRHYKSSKLGGFSIFFSKQDVERSSKYLGVPIFSYCELQKVTNNFDPSKELGEGGFGTVYRGKLGDGREVAVKRLYERNCKRMEQFVNEIKILTRLRHRNLVTLYGCSSRNSSSLLLVYEYIPNGTLADHLHGERAKHKSLTWPIRINIAIQTANALAYLHASDIIHRDVKTANILLDHNFAVKVADFGLSRLFPIDVTHVSTMPQGTPGYFDPEYYESYKLTDRSDVYSFGVVLAELISSMPAVDMDRDSHEINLANYAMNRILASTYDALVDPSLGFGTDTEVTRMTTSVAELAFRCLQPRKDMRPTMFDVLETLLEIQGGHGMKDEIGFTKCPLSPDTEEILLKTKFPTLPNSVTDKWICGTSTSCNSV, encoded by the exons ATGTTTGGTGCTTGCAAGAAGCCCATCACTTTGGATGTAACTCCTAAGTTATGCTACCCGGAAC TTGTGCTCTTTGCTCATCGCCATTACAAATCTTCTAAACTTGGTGGGTTCTCAATCTTCTTTTCAAAACAAGATGTAGAAAGGAGCAGTAAATACTTGGGAGTTCCTATCTTTTCTTACTGCGAGCTTCAAAAAGTCACAAATAATTTTGATCCATCAAAAGAACTTGGAGAGGGAGGATTTGGAACTGTTTATCGAG GCAAACTTGGAGATGGGAGAGAAGTGGCCGTGAAGCGTTTATATGAGCGAAATTGCAAGAGAATGGAACAGTttgtaaatgaaataaaaatccTTACTCGGCTAAGGCACCGCAATCTTGTAACTCTCTACGGTTGCTCCTCCAGAAACAGTAGCAGCCTCCTCCTCGTGTACGAATACATCCCCAACGGAACACTTGCGGATCATTTGCACGGTGAAAGAGCAAAACACAAATCCCTCACATGGCCTATTCGCATCAACATTGCCATCCAAACAGCGAACGCTTTGGCTTATCTCCACGCTTCCGACATAATACACCGCGATGTCAAGACTGCCAACATTCTTCTCGACCACAACTTCGCTGTGAAAGTTGCAGATTTCGGGCTTTCGAGACTGTTCCCCATTGATGTCACTCATGTCTCCACTATGCCTCAAGGGACGCCCGGTTACTTTGATCCCGAGTACTACGAGTCTTATAAGCTCACTGATAGGAGTGATGTTTATAGTTTTGGAGTCGTGCTCGCGGAGCTCATATCGTCCATGCCCGCGGTGGATATGGATAGAGATTCACATGAGATCAAcctggcaaattatgctatgaacaGGATACTGGCCAGCACATATGATGCTTTGGTTGATCCATCTTTGGGGTTCGGAACAGATACCGAGGTTACGAGGATGACAACCTCGGTGGCAGAGCTGGCATTTCGATGCTTGCAACCCAGAAAGGATATGAGGCCTACTATGTTTGATGTCCTTGAGACGCTGTTGGAGATTCAAGGAGGTCATGGGATGAAAGACGAAATTGGATTTACAAAATGCCCTCTTTCACCAGACACGGAAGAGATTTTGTTGAAGACCAAATTTCCAACGCTGCCAAATTCTGTAACTGATAAGTGGATTTGCGGCACCAGTACATCTTGCAATAGTGTTTGA
- the LOC116015831 gene encoding LEAF RUST 10 DISEASE-RESISTANCE LOCUS RECEPTOR-LIKE PROTEIN KINASE-like 1.1: protein MLDCNAKPCNPTLELVGKLYNTVEVGDTDVVMLSDPILNDHLQNRSCDSFNWNSSSTSFPNSSSISFEVPSFQFLFLFKCDKNLSHYSRRKMDSYFKGYRSYSNCRNFTLYYKENQDTIAHGRVPKDCSLIQLPFDNTTKSNDLFERLTPQIVIFWKVSKECSDCHNRGGQCQSNSNNSFKCLEGKQNVIIEKRKPDINGITRKINKSSSKVKLIPITGEYFLLTIL from the exons ATGTTAGATTGTAATGCTAAACCATGCAATCCAACACTTGAATTAGTTGGCAAGCTATATAACACTGTCGAAGTCGGGGATACCGATGTAGTGATGCTTTCCGATCCAATCCTCAACGATCACTTGCAGAATCGGAGCTGTGATTCTTTCAATTGGAACTCATCATCAACATCATTTCCCAATTCGTCTTCGATCTCATTTGAGGTGCCCTCCTTCCAATTCCTTTTCTTGTTCAAATGCGACAAGAATTTGTCACACTATAGTCGGCGCAAGATGGATAGTTATTTTAAAGGATACCGGAGCTACTCTAATTGCAGAAACTTTACTCTATACTACAAAGAAAATCAGGATACTATTGCTCATGGCAGAGTTCCTAAGGATTGTTCACTTATTCAATTGCCATTTGACAACACAACCAAAAGTAATGACTTATTTGAGAGGTTAACTCCTCAGATTGTCATCTTTTGGAAAGTGTCCAAAGAATGTTCAGATTGTCACAATAGAGGAGGCCAGTGCCAATCTAATAGCAACAACAGTTTCAAGTGTTTAGAAG GAAAACAAAATGTGATTATAGAAAAGAGAAAGCCGGACATTAATGGAATAACAA GAAAAATTAATAAGTCGTCGTCAAAAGTGAAGTTGATACCAATAACAggtgaatattttcttttaacaatACTTtag